A window of the Lactuca sativa cultivar Salinas chromosome 5, Lsat_Salinas_v11, whole genome shotgun sequence genome harbors these coding sequences:
- the LOC111910319 gene encoding NDR1/HIN1-like protein 6 translates to MAEKIHPSARPTTVNGHAPTSTTANGNGNPSFPANKAQLYNSTRPVYRPLPRRNRRSCCCSCCLWITFVILLLIVIAAIAGGVFYVLYRPHRPSFAVSSLQVSQFNLTSSNQLNTKFNFTVTARNPNKKIAFYYDLVSVSIDSKGVGVGDGSIPAFVMPKKNTTKLRTIVSTTGQSVDDSSDLKSDLKNKKSLPLTIQLDTKVKAKIGSFNTKKVPIRVVCKGIKVTAPTGKLATTATTSDVKCKVDLRIKIWKWRI, encoded by the coding sequence ATGGCAGAAAAAATACATCCTTCTGCCAGACCAACAACCGTAAATGGTCACGCCCCCACCAGCACCACCGCCAATGGTAATGGTAACCCATCGTTTCCGGCCAACAAAGCTCAACTCTACAATTCAACTCGCCCAGTCTACCGTCCTCTACCCCGCCGCAACCGCCGTAGTTGTTGTTGCTCTTGTTGCCTCTGGATTACTTTCGTTATCCTCCTTCTGATCGTCATCGCCGCCATAGCTGGCGGTGTGTTTTACGTCCTCTACCGCCCCCACCGACCTTCCTTCGCTGTTTCATCGCTCCAGGTCTCTCAATTTAACCTAACCTCATCGAATCAACTCAACACTAAATTCAATTTCACCGTCACTGCTCGTAATCCTAACAAGAAGATCGCGTTCTACTACGATCTGGTTTCCGTTTCGATTGATTCGAAAGGAGTCGGTGTCGGTGACGGATCAATACCGGCGTTCGTGATGCCAAAGAAGAATACGACTAAGTTGAGGACGATTGTGTCGACGACTGGACAGAGTGTGGATGATAGTAGCGATCTGAAGTCGGATCTGAAGAACAAGAAGAGTTTGCCATTAACTATCCAGCTTGATACGAAGGTGAAGGCGAAGATCGGAAGCTTTAACACTAAAAAAGTACCAATCAGAGTGGTTTGTAAAGGGATTAAGGTGACGGCACCCACCGGTAAATTAGCAACGACGGCGACAACTTCCGATGTGAAATGTAAGGTGGATCTTCGAATCAAGATCTGGAAATGGAGGATTTGA